A section of the Candidatus Poribacteria bacterium genome encodes:
- the aroF gene encoding 3-deoxy-7-phosphoheptulonate synthase: MVIVTKTDATQADVNAVVKRIEDAGLKAQVSVGERHTVIGVIGDKTLLGDIPIESMSGVDRTMPITAPFKLASREFRDEPTVIAVNDTKIGGRQVPVIAGPCAVESTEQIVTIAKQVRKAGASFIRGGAFKPRTGPYSFQGYGEEALKMLEAAKTETGLGIVTEVMTPHEVELVGEYTDMFQLGTRNMTNFYLLREVGQANKPVILKRGMSSTIEEWLLAAEYILAEGNPNVILCERGIRTFETHTRNTLDLNAVPVIHELSHLPIIVDPSHGTGIRSLVCDMTKASVAAGADGLLLEVHHDPDHSMTGDGAQSLFPDQFETLMQELKAIAAAVGREM; encoded by the coding sequence ATGGTAATTGTTACCAAGACCGATGCGACACAAGCAGATGTCAACGCTGTTGTAAAACGGATCGAAGATGCAGGATTGAAAGCACAAGTCTCAGTCGGCGAGAGACACACTGTCATCGGTGTCATAGGAGATAAAACATTGCTTGGTGATATTCCGATAGAGTCAATGTCCGGTGTCGATCGGACGATGCCAATTACGGCACCGTTCAAATTGGCAAGCCGTGAGTTTCGGGATGAACCGACGGTTATTGCAGTTAACGACACGAAAATTGGTGGACGGCAGGTGCCCGTCATTGCGGGTCCGTGTGCCGTAGAAAGCACGGAACAGATCGTAACCATTGCGAAACAGGTCCGAAAAGCCGGTGCAAGCTTCATCAGAGGTGGTGCCTTTAAACCCAGAACGGGACCGTATAGTTTCCAAGGCTACGGTGAAGAAGCACTCAAAATGCTGGAGGCGGCGAAAACCGAAACCGGACTCGGCATTGTTACCGAGGTCATGACACCGCACGAGGTCGAACTCGTTGGTGAATATACGGATATGTTCCAACTCGGCACGCGGAATATGACGAACTTCTATCTGTTGCGTGAAGTCGGACAGGCAAATAAACCTGTCATCCTTAAGCGTGGAATGTCTTCAACAATTGAGGAATGGCTCCTTGCCGCTGAGTATATCCTCGCAGAAGGAAATCCCAATGTTATCCTTTGCGAGCGCGGTATCCGGACTTTTGAAACGCATACCCGCAACACGCTTGATTTGAACGCTGTGCCTGTTATTCACGAATTGAGCCACCTGCCCATTATTGTGGATCCGAGCCACGGCACGGGTATCCGGAGCCTCGTCTGTGATATGACAAAGGCATCTGTGGCAGCAGGCGCAGATGGATTACTACTCGAAGTACACCACGATCCAGATCATTCAATGACGGGAGATGGCGCGCAGTCGCTGTTCCCAGATCAATTCGAGACCCTGATGCAGGAATTGAAAGCAATTGCCGCCGCCGTCGGGCGTGAAATGTAA
- a CDS encoding Hsp20/alpha crystallin family protein: MTYLTTRRPIRNLFSLHNEMGRIFGDRFASHEGGTDTEETSWIPTVDISETENGYEIRAELPGVSEADVNVSVTDNLLTVKGEKRQEAETAGKNYHRVERRYGSFQRRFTLPREVEADDIKAGFSDGVLTLSIPKPEAVKPTEIPITTGS; encoded by the coding sequence ATGACTTACTTAACGACACGCAGACCGATAAGAAATCTGTTCAGCCTCCACAACGAGATGGGACGGATTTTTGGAGACCGCTTCGCTTCTCACGAAGGTGGAACAGATACAGAAGAAACCTCTTGGATACCCACGGTAGACATCTCTGAAACGGAAAACGGCTATGAAATCCGAGCCGAACTTCCCGGGGTCTCCGAAGCCGATGTCAACGTCTCGGTAACCGATAACCTTCTCACCGTCAAAGGCGAGAAACGACAGGAAGCGGAAACAGCGGGGAAAAATTACCACCGTGTGGAAAGACGGTACGGCAGTTTCCAGCGGAGGTTCACGCTCCCACGGGAAGTAGAGGCAGACGACATAAAAGCGGGATTTAGCGACGGTGTGTTGACGCTCTCCATCCCGAAGCCGGAAGCCGTAAAACCGACCGAGATCCCTATCACAACTGGGTCCTAA
- a CDS encoding type II toxin-antitoxin system RelE/ParE family toxin, with the protein MKDVVWVGDSRQLLRQFPKDVRQTIGKALEYAQLGGKHPAAKPMRGIGTGVLQIVARHSTNAYRAVYTVNISDRVYVLHCFEKKSTRGIRTPKREIDLIKQRLRRAREMEATDV; encoded by the coding sequence ATGAAAGATGTTGTATGGGTTGGGGATTCTCGTCAACTGCTGAGGCAATTTCCCAAGGATGTTAGACAAACAATCGGTAAGGCATTAGAATATGCTCAACTCGGAGGTAAGCATCCGGCTGCCAAACCGATGCGAGGTATCGGAACAGGAGTCCTGCAGATTGTTGCTCGGCACTCCACTAATGCTTACCGGGCTGTCTACACGGTGAACATCTCGGATCGGGTGTATGTATTGCATTGTTTCGAAAAAAAATCAACACGAGGAATAAGAACTCCTAAAAGAGAAATAGACCTTATCAAGCAACGCTTAAGACGCGCAAGAGAAATGGAGGCAACAGATGTCTGA
- a CDS encoding cupin domain-containing protein, which translates to MTWKSRWSEKSPDADALKQQLTAEGFDAYQWTGRPGGAYLDYIHTQDEVVCVLAGTADVKVADEQGTVEPGDRMDVPANTYHSITVTSEEPFVVLTGMRRN; encoded by the coding sequence ATGACTTGGAAATCACGCTGGTCAGAAAAGTCCCCGGACGCTGACGCTTTAAAACAACAGTTAACAGCTGAAGGCTTCGATGCATATCAGTGGACAGGGCGTCCGGGGGGTGCCTATCTCGATTATATTCACACACAAGATGAAGTCGTCTGTGTGTTGGCTGGCACGGCTGATGTGAAGGTCGCCGATGAACAGGGAACGGTTGAACCCGGCGACCGGATGGATGTTCCCGCAAACACCTACCATTCAATCACCGTCACAAGCGAGGAGCCATTCGTGGTCTTGACGGGAATGCGGCGAAATTAA
- a CDS encoding XRE family transcriptional regulator, protein MSDDLKFEESSGNVFKDIGFSDEEAEALSFRTKLAFEVFTLLKESRLRRVKAAKLLAVDPADISKLKNGDDEHFSVTCLSDFRDRLKGYMDGQVSLSEKDSTQNA, encoded by the coding sequence ATGTCTGATGATCTGAAATTCGAGGAAAGCAGTGGGAACGTGTTTAAGGATATAGGTTTTTCTGATGAGGAAGCCGAAGCCTTGTCGTTTCGGACGAAGTTGGCTTTTGAGGTATTTACACTTCTCAAGGAGTCTCGGCTGAGACGCGTGAAGGCGGCAAAACTGCTGGCGGTTGATCCCGCAGACATCTCGAAACTCAAAAACGGTGACGATGAACATTTTAGTGTGACATGTCTTTCTGACTTTCGGGATCGGTTGAAAGGTTATATGGATGGTCAGGTTTCACTATCAGAAAAAGACAGCACCCAAAATGCATAG
- a CDS encoding glycoside hydrolase family 32 protein, with protein sequence MANEDYTSRVPHYTFPDTLKEQEAALETNPLMQRLNAYRKTYEDDPHRPIYHYINPEAMLNDPNGLCFWQGRWHLFYQAYPPEDTRQHWGHAISDDLIHWRDLPYAIYPNPERCCFSGATLVEEDRVIAMYHGTVVGNMVAVSSDPLLLNWEKVAGKAVIPSQHADGTTPVYRVFDPCIWKKDGLYYSLSGGTLPHGPGGKRVRANFLLRSADLANWVYLHPFLEDDMYTLVGDDGACPYFWPIGDRHMLLFFSHMSGGQYLLGDYDTERDKFIVTAGAKNNFGAASPAGVHAPSATPDGNGGLIVIYNMNPAKPTKGWNQIMTLPRRLTLLSRDEVGVEPAGDIESLRYAHQHVDAMTLPANEEVVLEGINGNAMELELEIDPKSAPMVELNVLRSPQKEEFTRIAFFRERGMRNPDIPDRVRDSLLTIDSSYSSLASDVLSRAPETGAVSIAQDETLKLRVFVDKSVVEVFANGKQCVAMRVYPDKEESVGVSLRSQGQACDLKSLDAWQMQNIYE encoded by the coding sequence ATGGCTAACGAAGACTACACTTCGCGTGTACCGCATTATACGTTCCCAGACACACTAAAAGAGCAGGAAGCGGCGTTGGAGACGAACCCGCTGATGCAACGGCTCAACGCTTATCGGAAAACGTATGAAGACGATCCGCACCGTCCAATTTATCATTATATCAACCCTGAAGCGATGCTCAACGATCCGAACGGTCTCTGTTTCTGGCAGGGACGCTGGCATCTCTTCTATCAGGCATATCCACCTGAAGATACACGGCAGCACTGGGGACACGCAATTAGCGACGATCTCATTCACTGGCGCGACTTACCCTATGCGATATATCCGAACCCGGAAAGATGCTGTTTCTCAGGTGCGACGCTTGTAGAGGAAGACCGCGTAATCGCGATGTATCACGGAACGGTTGTCGGTAATATGGTAGCAGTGTCAAGCGACCCGTTGCTGCTCAATTGGGAAAAAGTCGCTGGCAAAGCGGTTATTCCATCGCAACACGCCGACGGTACAACACCGGTCTATCGCGTTTTCGACCCGTGTATTTGGAAAAAAGACGGACTGTATTACTCGCTGTCGGGTGGCACCCTTCCCCACGGACCGGGTGGTAAACGAGTGCGTGCGAATTTCCTGCTCCGTTCGGCAGACCTTGCGAACTGGGTCTACCTACATCCCTTCCTTGAAGATGATATGTACACCTTAGTCGGCGATGACGGCGCGTGTCCCTACTTTTGGCCCATCGGCGATCGGCACATGCTCCTCTTCTTCAGCCACATGAGCGGCGGTCAGTATCTGCTCGGTGATTATGACACCGAACGCGACAAGTTCATCGTGACAGCGGGTGCGAAAAACAATTTCGGAGCGGCATCACCTGCGGGTGTTCATGCCCCGTCTGCCACACCTGATGGTAACGGCGGTCTTATCGTCATCTACAACATGAATCCAGCAAAACCTACCAAAGGATGGAATCAGATTATGACGTTGCCGCGTCGTTTGACGCTCCTCTCCAGAGATGAAGTCGGAGTTGAACCCGCTGGCGACATCGAATCGTTGCGGTATGCGCACCAGCATGTCGATGCGATGACACTCCCCGCAAACGAAGAGGTCGTGCTGGAAGGCATAAACGGCAACGCCATGGAGCTTGAACTCGAAATCGATCCGAAATCGGCACCGATGGTGGAATTGAACGTTCTCCGATCGCCGCAGAAAGAGGAGTTCACCCGTATCGCTTTCTTCAGAGAACGCGGGATGCGTAACCCGGATATCCCCGATCGCGTCCGTGACAGTTTGCTCACGATCGATTCATCGTATTCATCGCTGGCGTCGGATGTGCTTTCACGCGCCCCCGAAACCGGAGCCGTCTCCATCGCCCAAGACGAAACCCTCAAATTACGGGTATTCGTTGACAAAAGCGTTGTGGAAGTCTTCGCAAATGGGAAGCAGTGTGTAGCGATGCGTGTCTATCCCGACAAGGAAGAGAGTGTCGGTGTTTCGTTGCGGTCACAAGGGCAAGCCTGTGATCTCAAATCCTTAGATGCTTGGCAGATGCAGAATATATATGAATAA
- a CDS encoding leucyl aminopeptidase has translation MNITVKTGGFAQEQTDVIAIGVLENPDFYSAPLQNIEQALGGRIREVMNLGDFTGKHKTTRWLYTNGTIAAPRVLLVGLGEYHDLTVEKVREAAGTAAKAIRDMGLSTAAIPIPIEATPDMIQAAAEASLLSLYQFNEHKTDTDDDDKKKKLESITFLVDNEQIKATIEDAVGRGQTIANGTLLARDLSNQPANYLTPTQLAEKAQAAAQVAGLNCEIFDKATLEEKGFRTLLAVAQGSVEEPRFIILEYTPDGEGQDTVVLAGKGITFDTGGISLKSGSGMHEMKHDMSGAAAVIGAMQVIGQLKPNVRVIGVIAATENMPSGTAVKPGDVITSYGGKTIEILNTDAEGRLVLADALGWVAQYNPKGVIDLATLTGAVITCLGHIAAGAMSTDPELMAKVKSAGIKTHERVWELPLWDDYDEGVKSKIADVQNIGDGTAGTIAGGAFLKKFAEGYPWVHLDIAGMAWGMKGGSYIPEGASGYGVRLLVQLVEDW, from the coding sequence ATGAATATTACTGTTAAAACGGGCGGATTTGCGCAAGAGCAGACCGATGTCATCGCCATCGGTGTATTGGAAAATCCGGATTTCTATAGCGCACCGCTCCAAAATATAGAACAAGCCCTCGGTGGACGTATTCGTGAAGTGATGAACCTCGGTGATTTCACAGGTAAGCACAAGACGACGCGTTGGCTCTATACAAACGGAACAATCGCGGCACCGCGTGTGCTATTGGTGGGTTTGGGTGAATATCATGACCTCACTGTCGAGAAGGTGCGGGAGGCCGCAGGGACTGCCGCGAAAGCGATCCGCGACATGGGTTTAAGTACCGCCGCAATTCCGATTCCGATCGAAGCCACTCCTGACATGATTCAAGCTGCTGCGGAGGCAAGCCTTCTCTCGCTCTATCAGTTCAACGAACACAAAACGGATACCGACGATGACGATAAGAAAAAGAAACTGGAATCTATTACGTTTTTAGTTGACAACGAGCAAATCAAGGCAACGATAGAAGACGCCGTGGGGCGCGGGCAAACGATAGCCAACGGCACACTTCTCGCCCGCGACCTGAGTAATCAACCCGCGAACTATCTCACACCGACGCAACTTGCGGAAAAGGCCCAAGCCGCTGCCCAAGTAGCGGGACTCAATTGCGAAATTTTTGACAAGGCGACCCTTGAAGAGAAAGGCTTCCGGACGCTCCTCGCTGTCGCGCAGGGCAGTGTTGAAGAACCTCGGTTTATTATTTTGGAATATACACCGGACGGCGAGGGACAAGATACAGTCGTGCTTGCTGGAAAAGGGATTACCTTCGACACAGGTGGGATTTCGCTCAAAAGTGGAAGCGGTATGCACGAGATGAAGCACGATATGTCGGGTGCGGCGGCAGTGATCGGCGCGATGCAGGTGATCGGACAGCTGAAGCCCAATGTGCGCGTCATCGGTGTGATTGCGGCGACTGAGAATATGCCGAGTGGGACTGCTGTGAAGCCGGGCGATGTCATCACTTCTTACGGGGGTAAAACGATTGAGATCCTCAACACCGATGCGGAGGGACGGTTGGTGTTGGCGGATGCGCTCGGATGGGTGGCGCAGTATAATCCGAAGGGTGTTATTGACTTAGCGACGCTCACGGGTGCTGTGATCACCTGTTTAGGACATATCGCAGCTGGCGCGATGAGTACGGATCCCGAACTCATGGCGAAAGTGAAATCGGCAGGAATAAAGACACACGAACGGGTCTGGGAATTGCCGCTCTGGGACGATTACGATGAAGGGGTTAAAAGTAAGATCGCTGACGTGCAGAACATCGGGGACGGCACTGCTGGGACGATTGCCGGCGGCGCGTTCTTGAAGAAATTCGCCGAAGGCTATCCGTGGGTTCATCTCGATATTGCTGGCATGGCGTGGGGGATGAAGGGCGGCTCCTATATCCCTGAGGGTGCGTCCGGATACGGTGTGCGGTTGTTGGTACAACTGGTTGAGGATTGGTAG
- a CDS encoding 2-isopropylmalate synthase — protein sequence MWRNRALDDFQNNSQKVYIFDTTLRDAEQTPGAALGIEEKLEIAKHLAKLNVDIIEAGFPISSPGDFDAVKRIANEVEGPEICALSRVVEKDITAAWKAIEDAPRARIHTFVGTSPIHMGRITRTTPEDTLRMATEAVAYAKSLCEGHPDANVEFSPMDAGRTELSFLYEVVEATIAAGATVVNIPETVGWTVPTEFGDLIKAIMENVPNVNDAIISVHCHNDLGLAVANSLIAVEQGARQVECTINGLGERAGNTSLEEVVMAIRTRRDYFKAYYTDINAKEIVPISRRVSRTMGIAVQPNKAIVGANAFAHSSGIHQDGIIKSRVTFEIIDPKEIGWKESQLILSPRSGRNALRHRLSELGYEVDAEQLDKVYERFLRVADKKKAVQDADLEAIMSDEIRSIPAVFELDYIQVVSGTRISPTTTVGVRTEDGVVERASTGDGPVDAAFKAINQVVDIQLNLIDYQIRSVTEGEDAIGEVSLKVQDNGNIITGHGASTDIIEASARAYIHAVNKLIQIRSEG from the coding sequence ATGTGGAGGAACAGAGCCTTGGACGATTTTCAAAACAACTCACAGAAAGTCTATATTTTCGATACAACGCTCCGCGATGCTGAACAGACCCCCGGCGCTGCACTCGGTATCGAGGAAAAACTGGAGATTGCCAAGCACCTCGCCAAATTAAATGTTGATATCATTGAAGCCGGATTCCCAATTTCGTCGCCGGGAGATTTCGACGCCGTCAAACGGATAGCCAACGAAGTTGAAGGACCGGAGATCTGTGCGCTCTCTCGCGTGGTGGAGAAGGATATTACCGCCGCATGGAAAGCCATTGAGGACGCACCACGCGCCCGTATCCACACTTTTGTCGGAACATCACCCATCCACATGGGACGTATTACACGGACGACTCCCGAAGATACACTTCGAATGGCAACCGAGGCAGTCGCCTATGCAAAAAGTTTGTGCGAAGGACACCCGGATGCGAATGTCGAATTTTCACCGATGGATGCCGGACGAACGGAATTATCCTTCCTTTACGAAGTCGTTGAAGCCACGATCGCCGCGGGCGCAACCGTTGTTAATATCCCGGAAACCGTCGGATGGACAGTACCGACAGAATTTGGTGATTTAATTAAAGCGATCATGGAGAATGTCCCGAATGTTAACGATGCCATTATTAGTGTCCACTGTCATAACGACCTCGGTTTAGCGGTAGCGAACAGCCTTATCGCAGTTGAGCAGGGGGCGCGGCAGGTGGAGTGCACAATCAACGGACTCGGAGAACGCGCTGGGAATACTTCGCTGGAAGAAGTCGTCATGGCGATCCGAACTCGACGGGACTACTTCAAAGCGTATTACACCGACATTAACGCCAAAGAAATCGTTCCGATCAGCCGGCGTGTGAGTCGAACGATGGGTATTGCCGTTCAACCGAACAAAGCGATTGTCGGCGCGAACGCATTCGCACACAGTTCGGGTATCCATCAGGACGGTATCATTAAATCGCGTGTGACCTTTGAAATCATTGATCCGAAGGAGATCGGATGGAAAGAGAGTCAACTGATTCTCAGCCCACGTTCCGGACGCAACGCACTCAGACACCGACTCAGCGAACTCGGCTACGAAGTGGATGCCGAGCAGTTGGACAAAGTCTATGAAAGGTTTTTGCGGGTCGCTGATAAGAAGAAAGCCGTGCAGGATGCCGACCTTGAGGCGATCATGAGCGATGAGATTCGCTCCATTCCTGCCGTTTTTGAGCTGGATTATATTCAAGTCGTCAGTGGAACGAGAATCTCACCGACAACGACCGTCGGTGTTCGGACGGAAGATGGCGTGGTTGAGAGAGCCTCAACCGGCGATGGACCCGTGGATGCAGCATTTAAGGCGATTAACCAAGTCGTCGACATCCAACTCAACCTCATCGACTACCAGATCCGCTCCGTAACCGAAGGCGAAGACGCCATTGGTGAAGTCTCGCTAAAGGTCCAAGACAACGGAAACATCATCACCGGACACGGTGCGAGTACAGACATCATCGAAGCGAGCGCGCGGGCTTACATCCACGCCGTTAATAAGTTAATCCAGATCCGATCTGAAGGATAG
- a CDS encoding aquaporin produces MNTKNLVAEFVGTFALIFIGAGALAIGAGGLVGVALAHGLVIVTFAYAYGHISGTHINPAVTLGLLIAGEIEFIAAIGYWIVQFLGGILGAVVLNAVLPEAGDLGVTILTTEANGGDFTVTATQGLIVEIVLTFFLVNTIFNTAVSGKAGNFAGLAIGLGLMFCIVMGGPLTRASLNPARTLGPAVVSGNYADIWLYFVGPLVGAILAALLYIGVLKDKGEA; encoded by the coding sequence ATGAATACAAAAAACTTAGTTGCCGAATTTGTCGGCACTTTCGCGCTGATCTTTATCGGAGCAGGGGCATTAGCGATAGGTGCGGGCGGTTTAGTAGGAGTCGCACTTGCCCACGGCTTAGTCATTGTGACATTCGCTTATGCGTATGGGCACATTTCCGGCACACATATCAATCCAGCTGTGACCCTGGGGTTACTGATAGCAGGAGAGATAGAATTTATAGCGGCTATCGGGTACTGGATTGTGCAATTTCTTGGCGGAATTTTGGGGGCAGTCGTACTTAACGCCGTGCTACCGGAGGCAGGCGATCTGGGTGTGACGATTCTAACCACAGAGGCAAATGGTGGGGATTTCACGGTTACTGCAACGCAAGGACTTATCGTTGAAATTGTGCTCACCTTCTTCCTCGTCAATACCATTTTCAATACCGCCGTGAGCGGAAAAGCAGGGAACTTCGCAGGACTCGCTATTGGGTTAGGTCTGATGTTTTGCATCGTCATGGGGGGACCCTTGACACGAGCTTCGCTCAATCCGGCGCGGACGCTGGGACCTGCTGTTGTCAGCGGTAACTACGCAGACATCTGGCTCTATTTTGTAGGACCCCTCGTGGGTGCGATCCTTGCCGCGCTTCTCTATATCGGTGTCTTGAAAGACAAAGGCGAGGCATAG
- a CDS encoding AAA family ATPase, whose translation MPKLKHFTPITVGIMGGSASGKTTFASALAEQLTEFSPVVLNQDSYFRDWSEYSEAERERVITANHPDAVLWDALVADIRKLRDGASINTPTPGTRAAQRGAEKASVAPSKVVIVEGHLIFWSEDLRDLMDIKLFLDVDAHERVLRRMLRDVAQRGGDLEWAINWYRRDVLPNFPIYTEPYKQYADLIIPFQDENPVALRTLIAGIRARIAEHSVTS comes from the coding sequence ATGCCGAAATTAAAACATTTCACACCGATTACCGTTGGGATTATGGGCGGTTCCGCCTCTGGAAAGACGACGTTCGCGAGTGCGTTAGCGGAACAACTGACGGAATTCTCACCTGTCGTGCTAAATCAGGATTCCTATTTTCGGGACTGGTCGGAATACTCGGAAGCGGAACGGGAGCGCGTCATCACGGCGAATCACCCGGATGCCGTCCTATGGGATGCTCTCGTCGCGGACATCAGGAAACTCCGCGATGGTGCTTCAATCAACACACCTACCCCGGGCACGCGTGCCGCGCAACGCGGTGCCGAGAAAGCGAGCGTGGCACCGAGCAAAGTCGTTATTGTGGAGGGACACCTCATCTTCTGGAGTGAAGATTTACGAGACTTGATGGACATTAAACTGTTCCTTGATGTGGATGCACATGAACGGGTCCTGCGACGAATGCTCCGTGATGTCGCACAACGCGGGGGTGATCTGGAGTGGGCTATCAACTGGTATCGGCGCGATGTCCTCCCGAACTTTCCAATCTATACTGAACCCTACAAGCAGTATGCAGATCTGATTATTCCGTTCCAAGACGAAAACCCTGTTGCATTGCGGACACTTATTGCGGGTATCCGTGCCCGGATCGCAGAACACAGCGTAACGTCTTAA
- a CDS encoding glycoside hydrolase family 32 protein translates to MAEAWEKLRGKTYPDTEAAQLAVLETDETVQDYKKRREAWASDPYRPIYHISSLYGMGDANGFCEWQGRYHLFYQFGPPDADRVHWGHCYSEDLVHRQDLPPALYPDTELHCYSGQCLVEDERVVAIYHGKMSGNSIATASDPLLLNWEKHPNNPVIPNIETNAYEQPYNVFDPCIWKEEDGYYSISGTSANGWIRERRRSASHLFYSKDLTHWEYLHPLLIDDVFCDLGEDGAVPNFLPIGNDKHILLLFSHKRSARYYIGEYDYGTHRFTPEYHGRINHGTFGGGMVSCPSATIDSRGRLIAILNCSDGRQGEEAASGLCMTLPWHLTLKADNALAIEPVEEVKGLRATHTQLTDIVLSTNEERVLDTVVGKAIEIDMTVEIGTAREFGLYVFRSPDGSERTKISIYNHRHGKTNDSLQIDTSYSSLRTDLVGKPPENAPFRLSSDGKVRLRIFLDRSLIEVFADNGECLPEWAFPRRGIDKLFPLFSRQCVVARVYPQQEESNGISLFAIGGEAKVVSMDVWQMRSIWQELKYREGE, encoded by the coding sequence ATGGCAGAGGCATGGGAAAAACTCCGAGGTAAAACCTATCCCGACACAGAGGCGGCGCAACTCGCTGTCCTTGAAACGGATGAGACGGTGCAGGACTACAAGAAACGGCGAGAGGCGTGGGCATCGGATCCATATCGCCCCATCTATCATATCTCCTCTCTCTACGGTATGGGGGATGCGAACGGATTTTGCGAATGGCAAGGTAGGTATCACCTGTTTTACCAATTCGGTCCCCCGGATGCCGATCGTGTGCACTGGGGGCACTGTTATAGCGAGGATTTGGTGCACCGGCAGGATCTCCCACCTGCGTTGTATCCGGATACCGAACTCCACTGCTATAGTGGTCAGTGCCTCGTGGAAGATGAACGGGTTGTTGCCATCTACCACGGCAAGATGTCGGGGAATAGCATCGCCACTGCCAGTGATCCGCTCCTGCTCAACTGGGAAAAGCACCCGAACAACCCGGTCATTCCGAACATTGAAACCAACGCATACGAGCAACCCTACAACGTCTTTGATCCGTGTATCTGGAAAGAGGAAGACGGGTATTATTCGATCTCAGGAACATCGGCGAACGGTTGGATTCGTGAACGGCGCAGATCCGCTTCCCACCTCTTTTATTCAAAGGACTTGACCCACTGGGAATACCTCCATCCGTTGCTGATTGACGATGTTTTCTGCGACTTGGGTGAAGACGGTGCGGTGCCAAATTTCCTGCCTATCGGAAACGATAAGCACATTCTGCTCCTCTTCAGTCATAAACGTTCGGCGCGCTACTACATCGGTGAATACGATTACGGAACACATAGGTTTACCCCTGAATACCACGGTAGAATCAACCACGGCACCTTCGGTGGTGGGATGGTCTCCTGTCCCTCTGCAACAATAGATTCCCGCGGTCGCCTCATCGCTATTTTAAATTGCTCGGACGGAAGGCAGGGTGAAGAAGCCGCATCGGGATTGTGTATGACGCTCCCGTGGCACCTGACGCTGAAAGCGGACAACGCGTTGGCGATAGAGCCGGTAGAAGAGGTGAAAGGTTTACGCGCGACACACACTCAGCTCACCGATATTGTGCTGTCAACAAATGAAGAACGGGTCCTTGACACTGTAGTGGGCAAAGCGATTGAGATAGATATGACCGTGGAGATCGGGACAGCACGGGAGTTTGGGTTGTATGTGTTCCGCTCTCCTGATGGAAGCGAACGGACAAAAATCTCTATCTATAACCACAGACACGGCAAGACCAACGATAGCTTACAGATCGACACCTCCTATTCCTCGTTGCGGACAGACCTTGTCGGTAAACCGCCTGAAAATGCACCGTTCCGTCTGAGCAGTGATGGCAAGGTGCGTCTCCGTATTTTCCTCGACCGGAGTCTCATTGAGGTCTTCGCTGACAATGGAGAGTGTCTGCCGGAATGGGCGTTCCCACGGAGAGGCATCGACAAATTATTCCCGCTATTCTCTCGACAGTGTGTCGTTGCGCGCGTTTATCCACAGCAAGAAGAGAGCAACGGCATCTCGCTTTTCGCCATCGGTGGGGAAGCGAAGGTCGTTTCGATGGATGTGTGGCAGATGCGTTCTATTTGGCAGGAGTTGAAGTATCGGGAAGGGGAGTAG